From the Solea solea chromosome 7, fSolSol10.1, whole genome shotgun sequence genome, the window tacgtCGTTGGAGaatcatgtctttgaaatgactcaacacaaatgtgttaacagcttcaaagtttataaatgactgtatcggaataATATCGGTATCAAAAGATACTTGAGGTTTTGCTATCAGTATCGGACTCAGGACATCCCTATGCACAATGTTATTGTGTATCGTTTGGTCTCTATTGTGGACTCTAGCGTTTCTACCCTATTATGAATGATGTCGCTTTTTATCGCAATGTCTGGTAATATCGCATATTATCACATCccaacataaaaaaagtaaaaaataagcTCTTTAAAAACAATCTGTCAAACCTTCACATAACATGAACCCCATGTTCTTAAACACTTCCCACTTTTACTGACACAATACAAGGCTAGCATAGCTAAGTTATTAGCAAAATATCTCTTCCAAGTATGATAACTTCaggaaataaaaccttttgtataatttatttcgaaataaatgtctcattaatCATTAGCTTTCAAAAGAGCAAGAGATATAATAACCTTTCGAGAGAATAGAgtgaatgtgttattattatgatattgtCATGAACATAatgtgtaaatattattattattacaaaattGATACTGGTCCACTCTGGTAGCACAATCATTTATTGTTTATCAGTTGATTAATTGTtagactcttttcttttttcttttaatcaaacaaataattttgctttttcagtttcttacaTGTGAATTTAATTTTTTGTCCTTCATGAtgaaaaaaccagaaaaacCGATTTTCTTTGATGACAAAATAAAGAGACATTGTTGATTTAACTTAGGGAAGCATGATATTATCGCCATAATATCAGTATCTGCAAATATTAGCTTTAAAATAGATTACCAAATATCGGCAAACACGCCTGCTGATATGACTAATGATTACAACAGTAGGCTAAATAGACTGCTAGAAAACATATATTTTCATCTGCTACGAAAAATATAATGTTAATTTATCTACAGAAGAGACTAGATTACCTATGCAATATATCGGTGTCAGCTATTggcccaagcactcccgataCATCAGCATATCGGATATTGAGAAATAGCCCAATATCGTGCGTCCttattttaaaggtttagaCACTTTCTCACACCTTACGGACCCAACAATTGAGCGATTAatcgaggggggggggggaataatcGGTTAGTACGTAACAGCCCAGTGACAGGGAGAGGCAGAAACAgcgagctaacgttagctgtgaCACCTGACAACCGGCCAGCTCATCAGCACACACATACCAACAATAAAAGCAACCCGGGCACCTGCGCCGCGTTTACAGCTCTCCCCCGAGACCGAAACGCTTTTCACGGGTTCCTACGTTGCAAACACGGACGATTTCTCGACGGAgagttgatttaaaaagaggTTTAAAATACCTGCTGCCTCCTCCAGATCCTGGCCGCAGCGCCATCTTGAAACCAGCCAGTCACTCGTAGCAGGGTGACGTCAGCAGTGACGAGAGGCACAATGGGAGTTTGAGTCCTGGGTTTGTGCTGTCAGGTAAACAGATACGTACTGTGACGTcagtgatgatgacgacgatgataaCGGCGATAAATGGTACAGAAAGGTACAGAAAATGACGTTTCTGTGAAACTACTGTAACCTATTTtttatggcagctcttagtagagcttgtcaTGATAAAATATAGGTtagactattattattataattattattattattatggggtTTATAGCTGGGTAACACTAACACAATACGAGTGCACTATATTTGGTTGGTGCAAAATAATATGAGAAAatttaatacaaatacaaaaacaaagagaactcattaaaaaaagagaaacataaatataaagtaaaatatGTGAAGATATTTTTTATGATATAACGATATTACATTTTTCAATTATAATTACTTTTCTATAAAAAaattttttgtctttatttgttcatttatgtcaaaataaacGTCACTTTAGGCTCCAGATGTCGCATGACTtgtgctgcgttccatttacatcataCATCGGAACTGATCATGTTCCATGTGAGAAGTCAGAATAAAGCATGGATGCAGATGTATCAGGATATCCATTATTAGCAATTATTAGCAATAGTCGGAAATCTAACTCTAAGCGGCTTACCTGTCTTCAAGTGGGGAATTCCGACCTACAACTACAACACGCCATTAGTTTGCTCACGCTGCCATATCAGCAGAAAAGTGGTCtgaaaaattaaatttactGCCAAAATTGCGTCGTGTATGGCGTTAGCTACCAtgaataacaacaatttcaCAATTATTTCACTCTGCAAACGTGTAACACTTAACTTCTGCCACTGGAGGGTGGCATTTCTCATATGTCTGAAAAGAATCAGCCACTATTTCTACACAGATAAGAAATACTCTCATTATTCTCTTTGTTATTCTCAATTTTATGTACACGAGGATAAGATAAGTCTATGAAGACAAAATAATGATCATTTATCAATAAATACTACTAATATGAATAATGCCAGtcacaataataatgtgtgctgtggaaATATTGTCATTGTCCCTTTAAACCTTCTGTAGCCGCGAACTGTAACGAATCGCGATGTTTTTCTTCACGtagattattattaatttagGTTTATACGTCATTTCCGCGGGCTACAGCTCTCGTTTCCCCCCTCCTCGACGACGGGAGGCGTCGGTGAACAAATCAAGTGCTCTATCAACTCTGTCGCGGTCACGTGACGTGAGCGGTGCGCACTTTTCGGCGGGTTTTCACGGCTGTCAACTTCCCCTAAAATCCTGTTCAGCTCAAGGTGCAGTtcacaatatattatattaagtcGTTTCACATTTACACGCGTGTTTTTCTGTCCACCGTTGTTACGCCGTGGAAGGAGCGTTTGGTTTGTGATACGTGTCATCCAGGGTTGTGAGAAAACGTAAGAAAAGTCCGGCAAATCTCTTGTCATTTCTGAGGATTTTGCTCAGGTTTTTAAACTTCAGAATGAtgattaaactgtgtttttatgcgcatggTACCAACGTGTATCTCTGCCAACTGATGAGTGAGCATTTTGTTGAAGCTAATTAAAGGTTAAGTGTGTAAAAGTAAGTTAGTTATCTAAAAATGAGGCTGCAAATTGCATTGATTTAAAATGAGTCCTTGCTCATGCTTCTCTTTCCCGAGAGCGTCAGGGATCTATGGTGGCCTTTACatgccagaaaggatgtcaaCATCAATGTagccacatcttttttttttaaaagtattactttttaagtttgtaaaatgtaaaaatgtagcCTAGTAAGATAAGATCGTAATTATCAGTATTGTGTAGTTAGCTAACGCACGCTCTGCCTTGTTTGTACCTGACGCCACAAGATGGCAGACTCAAGAATTTGACCCtaagaaaatataaaattcTAATGCTACAGTgaccaaacattttttttatttaaaaaactcaGATACTAGTTAATCTCATTACTGAAACAGGTGCTACTTTAGAGGCTTGTAAGTTATTGAAACGAAAATATTTTGCCGttatatttgtgtaaaaaaacccaaatttttttgttattttaaatttgcGTTACAGTAAATATGCATTGGGTAATCATGAGAGATAACAATACCTTTGGCTTGTAGGAGGCGTTGTGGTAACAAGATAAGACCTTTATGTAAAGAATACATGCCTGATCATTATTAATATCATAAATCCTAAATTAGTAGGCCCCTAAAAAAATATCTATAGATACATATCATAATCTCAATATTGATTAACATAACTGCAACGCCCTTTTTAATAGTTATTTAAATCTGAATATATAGACATCATCAATACCTTTGTTATTAACAAAACTAAGAACATATGTTGACCATTGAAATATAGTGGATTTAATAAAAAGGGAGAAATTTTTTACAACCTTCTCCAAGGTGCACCTGTAATACCTTGAAGGACCACTAGAGGGCCACAGCCCCCAATTTAGGAAGCTCTGTGCTTTTGCAATTACtagtaaaaatgttattattttcccctgcaaaaaaaatatgtatcccTAAAATAAGGACATTCATAGTGTGCTTTGCTGGTCACAGTAATCTGATATAATCTCTAGATCtagggtaaaaaaataaatgtaatggtaaacaatgttaaatattgaaactgtcacatttttctttatagTGTTTGAGAGATGCCACCCAAGAAAAAGGCCCAAGtggttaaaaaaacagcaaagtcaGGTAAGCAAACCAAAACGCTGACTCATAATTACCAGAGGTTGACCCATTAATTGCTAAGTTGATTAATCAGgcagatattttatattatttatttatcaaccCGTTATTAAATGTAGtctttgttctcagaaacttgataaatgttgcaGATTTGCTAAAAACTCTCAAAAGTTAATTTCTTCAATTTTGTGATgacctgtttaaaaaaaaaatctaaaatagaCAAGAGACAGAACATTAGTATATTGTATACAATTATTTtgcattatttgttattatgaAACAGTTtaattttatcagatggaggagaaACGCAAAATCTGCcacaaaaaatgtacattaattaatattaatatttctaaAAAATTGTCATCGGCCATAGAAAAAACCCACATTGGTCGACTTTTAATAATGACTCTTaatggtattttatgtattattattttatatattggTATTTTTAATTGCGTTgtaattagggctgaaacaattaatcgattactaaattaattgataaTCCATTATTTGGggtgttttctaaaaaaaaaataaaaccactttctgtgatttttcagcttcttaaatatgaatattctggtttctttgctccatataagtatgaaattattcaaactgaatcattttggtttgtgagaacatcgtcatttccaggtttgacaaacaatgATCgatattttatgacattttatggaccaaacgttcacttgattaatggagaaaataatcaacagattcattgattatgaaaataatcgttagttgcagccctagttgtaATGAATTTGATTAAATTGTTGCTTTAACGTTGCAGAGAAGGGCGATGACGGTGAAACAGCGCCCTCTGGCGGTAAGAGGAAAACTGCAGCTTCTGTTGACCGTGGAGGAAATAAACAGAAGactccatcatcatcagctgacTCCTCTCTGCACTGCCATTGGCTGATGAAGTCTGAGCCCGAGAGTCGCTTTGAGAACGGGATCGATGTAAAGGTACAGAGACGTCTCCTCACGACATACAATATGATAATACGAACACGTACGATTGTCTTATGTCTTTATACGACATttaaatgtagattttttttttaaatgacctttgttttgttttcagtaaGTTGCTAAGTTGTGGATTTATTGTTGCAGTTTTACtgtaaattaatgaatgaatgaatgactggatggatgaatgggtgGGTTCACTCTGCAGTTTGGAATCGAGGATCTGAAGAAGCTGCCTGATCAGACCGGCTGCTGGGACGGAGTCCGTAACTACCAGGTGAGATTTATGCTTTACCGCCTCCTGTTTGAAGACAATGTTTAGGAGACAGACGAGAAAGACGAGGTGAGCGCGTAAAAACTAACGTCATTGTCGCCGTCATCTTCTGTGAACCTGCAGGCACGGAACTTTATGAGGCAGATGAAAGAAGGACAACTGGCTTTCTTTTACCACAGCAACTGCAAAGAGCCGGGGATCGCAGGACTCATGAAAGTAAGGGTTTACTTTAAAATAAGGCCTTTTTTAGATCATTTAATCACGTTTTAAGTCGCAACTTCTTGGCGATATCcagatgtttttctgtctttctgtcctcTTCAGATCGTGAAGGAGTCTTACGTGGACCACACACAGTTTGACAGGAAAGACGTCCATTATGACGCCAGCAGCAAACCAGAGAACCCAAAGTGGAGCATGGTAAACATAATTAtgatatccttcatttaacatttaaataaagacaagGACATACAGCAGGAGTGATCTTAAAAATGCGAGGTAATAATAAGTGTAATTTTAAGATCACGTCATATCATGTGATCATAAACGGtggattatattttatttcagtgtacAGTATCGTCACTCTCAAACTTCTCCAGAGTCCAGAGAAAAAGACCCGTGTGCAGCTTCATATCCACATAGATAaactaaaaatatatacattatatacgtATATGACATTATCACACAGACTTAGTTCAACAGGTAGAGTTTCTGATAATAAACATAAACCATTTATACCCTGTAGAAAAACTAGCTGTATGTTTTGGACtcttaagtagaatttggaactttaagtggaattttaagtagattttagaactaTAGGTTGATTATAAggagattttggaactataagtagaattttaagtagattttggaactataagtattttttaagtagattttgtgactataagtagaattttaagtagattttgggactataagtagaattttaagtagattttgagaCTTTAAGTATAATTTGAAACTATAAGTAAATTTTGGAACTATAGTAGAATTTTTAGGTCTTTACAGTGTACTGTATTGTCACTCTCAAACTtctcatgagtccagagaaaaacGACCTGGGTGCagcttcatatatatatatatatatatatacagtatatttatatatttttttatatatatttatattatctcCACACAATACTTTTTAACCTCACCTCCTCAAGATGAATGTAAATTTAGTCTGGACACTTTGTCTTCTCCCATCTCAGGTTGACGTCCAGTACCAGAGAACGATGACGCGTTATATTCCTCTCTCCGAGCTGAAGAAGTACCACCTGCAGCATCGAGACAAAGGCGGTCCTCTGAAGGACATGGCCCTTTTTACTCGGGCCAGACTCTCAGTGCAGCCTCTCACCACCGGTACGTAAAGAATAAACACTGTCTGTTAATAACTGTCCAAGCGGTCCTCAGAAATAGAGAGTTCCAACTACAAATATAACCCACCATGagaactgtagagggcagcatttcacctctcagtgtacaacCTGAGAAAGcatttttgactgtttggataagaaatgcaagggaACACAGAGTGGGTACTGtcgtgtaataataataataataatattaataattcagGTAGTGCCCTGTTGAAGACTGTGGTTCTTTTTCTCTTTACAGAGGAGTTTGACTTTGTCCTCAGTTTGGAGGACAAAGAGCCACTGTGAGGACGGGACGTCGTCAAACTGTAGCATTTGTGATGCTCACTTTCTTAattctatatatataataaatgcattttttgtcacatgacatgacaccTTCTATGGATTTCTTTATCTTGCTCTGAATGACACACACTTATGATACATCAGAAACCCAGGAATAAGGAGTTAATGTTTGTAAGATTTATGGGCTGCAACtaattgaaaaatgtttaatagttgttttgtccaaaaaaaatgtcaaaatgttgattagtgtttTCAAAACCTGAAAAtcatgatgttcttaaatgtcctgttttgttcacaaaccaaaatgattcagttttaatgatttctttgttatacggagcaaagaaaccagaaaagattcacatttaagaatctgaaaacCATTAGACTAAGACTAAGAGGATGTATGGGCCACTTGTGGCCAAGAAAGGAGGCCCTAGCCTGGGTAGGACAGAGGATGGAGCCCCCTGGGGccaaaaagtgacaaacgtGGAGCTCCATGGATCCTAAGGGTTACGCAGGACTTGTGTGGCAGGGCAATAGCCTGGGCTGGAGAGTCAACAGAGTCCCCTGGGGTGGAGTGGAGCTCCAGGGAGGAAAGTGGAATATGACAAGCTTGTGTCCGGGCAAGGGAGGCCCTAGCCTGGATAGGAGAGTCAACAGAGTCCCCTGGGGTGGCGTGGAGCTCCAGGGAGGAAAGGGGAACATGACTAGCTTGTGTCCAGGCAGGGGAGGCCCTAGCCTGGGTAGGAGAGTGGTCAGAGTCCCCTGGGGCACAGTGGAGCTCCCTCTGTTCAGGGTCATCACATTCAtttctgcacaaaaaaaacagaccctgacggtttttagtttttcatttggCATCATTTATTTGACTTTCAGGGGAACAAGGGGGAAGGGAGGGTTTAGTAATTAGCATTTTTCAAAAGATAGATAGTTGTACTGTCATTTTTCTCTGGTTAAAAGACTAAAGTTATGTTAGAGGCAGGAGGATTTCATTAGCTTGAAACACTGAGGCACAAATGTCAAGTCTCTAAAGAAGATTAAGTTCATACtattagacttttttttgacaCGCGTTCCTAACACTCACCACTGGAATGCTGAGGTAAAGCATACGGACATGAACGGTCACTGTGTGGCGCTGTGTGCTCTATTATCCACGTACACAAGCTGCAACAGGATTTCTCTGGTCTTATttacaggtttttaaaaaacaaaaaaaatagtgtcAGATAATACTTAAAAAggtcaaaaaggaaaaacaaagattcCAGTTTTCActtccatttcttttttatataaacacacgATAACACAAACCCAAACAGACGAAATGAAGCAGTGCAAAAAACTAACCTCCGATTTCTTGACCTGTTTCGAAACAATGTGAAGACGTTAAACGTGGAATGTCGGACATGTTGTCGTCACGTTAATGAAGGCATGAATTTTACGCCCAAACGAGCTTAAAGAACGTAACAAACAAGAAATCTTAAAAAatacagggatttttttttacacagtgaaTATCGTGACAGGTGATTAGTTTGATTCccgtaaagaaaaaaataatgaatgaatgaggaaagtgaagaccagcagcagcagccgtttGAAATCCCTCATTGAAAAAGAAACGCTTTCATTGGTCACATACTGTGTGTCGTCACTCTCCCTTCTTCCTGCTGCTTGTTGACGAGTTGTTGATCAGTTGTTGGGCTAATTTGTCGCAGACGTGGACTGGCGGTGGGCGGTGGCGGCGACAACGACGTCTCTATCCGCTCTCCTCCTTGGCGGCT encodes:
- the thyn1 gene encoding thymocyte nuclear protein 1; amino-acid sequence: MPPKKKAQVVKKTAKSEKGDDGETAPSGGKRKTAASVDRGGNKQKTPSSSADSSLHCHWLMKSEPESRFENGIDVKFGIEDLKKLPDQTGCWDGVRNYQARNFMRQMKEGQLAFFYHSNCKEPGIAGLMKIVKESYVDHTQFDRKDVHYDASSKPENPKWSMVDVQYQRTMTRYIPLSELKKYHLQHRDKGGPLKDMALFTRARLSVQPLTTEEFDFVLSLEDKEPL